A segment of the Sulfuricurvum sp. genome:
GCCGTATTTCGCGCGCCTAATGCCCTTATTGCCAACTGGGTCAGAACTAAATTTGCCGACAAAATAGCTCATTTGTTTGAAATTAAAACCAATGTCAAACCAACCGTCTCTATATTGGTCAAATCGGCAACCTCCTCATCACATCAAAACGTCGTTGCCCCTGTTCCGAGCGAACGTCCGGGAGGTTCTTTACTTAATCCGTCTTATACGTTTCAAAACTTTGTTGTAGGCGGCTCAAACGAATTTGCCTTCGGAGCTGCAAAAAGCGTCAGTGAAAAACCGGGAATTGCATATAATCCCCTCTTTTTATACGGCGGTGTCGGTTTAGGTAAAACCCACCTTATGCAATCAGTCGGAAACGTCATGCTTGCACAGGGCAAAACCGTCATTTATACCTCTGTAGAACAATTTTTAAATGACTTTACCCGCCATCTGAGCAATCGGACTATGGATCGGTTCAAAGATAAATACCGCAAATGTGATTTGCTTCTGATCGACGATATCCAGTTTTTGAGTAACAAAAACCAAATACAAGAAGAGTTTTTCCACACCTTTGACGCATTGCGAAATGAAAACAAGCAGATCATTATCACCTCCGATAAACCCCCGAAAAAAATCGGCGGACTCGAAGAGCGTCTCAAAAGCCGTTTTGAATCGGGTCTTGTTGCCGATATTCAGCCCCCGGAACTCGAAACCAAAATCGAAATTATCAAGAAAAAATGTGAAATCAACCGTGTGAAACTCGACCGTGATGTTATTAACTACGTTGCAACGATTATTGAAAATAACACTCGTGAAATCGAGGGAATTCTTTCTAAACTCAATGCTTATTCACAGCTAATGGGTGTGGATATCACTATCGAATTTGCCCGAAATGTCCTAAAAGAACAAATGGCCGAAAAACGAAGCAATATTACGACCGATCTCATCATGGATACCGTAGCCAAAGAACTCAATATTAAACCGAGTGAAATCCGATCCAAAAGCCGAAATAGCAACATTGTATATGCGCGTCGTATCGCTATCTATCTCGCACGTTCTCTAACTCCGAACTCAATGCCGCAGCTTGCGCAGTATTTTGGAATGAAAGATCATACCGCCGTCAGTCATACGATGAAAAAAATCCAGGAACTCATGAAAAACGATGAAGATTTCCGTGTAAAAGTCGAAGAGCTCTCCAATAAAGTCTCAATGGCCACTTCCGAATAAAATTTCTGTTTGTAAAGAGGTTTTAAAAAAGATATAATTCGTACTAAGTGAATAGATGTGAATGAAACCAAATCGTTTCATCACATTGCAAAAGCAGGAGAGATGGGAGTTTATGGCGTGTTTTCACCCATTCACACCCCCTTATTACTAACTACTATAACTTATGATATATAATAATAAAGGGAGTCTTTTATGAAAATTACCGTTGACAAATCGGTTTTGGAAAATATCCTTCTACACCTACAGCCTTTTTTAGAAAAAAAAGATACCTCCCAAATCACATCACACATCATGCTTTCGACTGATGGTAGAACCCTTACAGCCAAAGCAACCGATTATGAAATAGGACTTGTCATTCAAACCAATTCCGTAACTGTAGAAGAACCGGGCTCTCTTACTGCTAACGGTAAAAAGTTGCTCGATATCATTCGTATTTTAAAAGACGAAGAAATCGAATTATCTCTTGATAAAGACACTCTTCACATTCGTCAAAAACGCTCAAACTTTAAACTTCCTACGTATAAAAGTTCAGAATTCCCTTCTTTCCCAACTACAGAAGGCAAACCGAATATTGTGATTAACTCTCACGTATTGATTGAATCCCTCAAAAAAATAACTCCTGCAGCCGATACCAATAATCCTAAATTTGAACTCAACGGAGCATTGATCGATATCAAAAGCAATCAAATCAATTTTGTTGCTACCGATACTCGTCGTCTTGCCCTTGTTCACATCGACAGCCAAAATGATGCAGAGCTTTCTATCATTGTCCCTAAAAAAGCAATTATCGAAATCCAAAAACTGTTTGCCGACAATATTGAAATCTATTACGACAACACCCATCTCATTATCAAATCCGAAGATTCACTTTTCTATACCAAACTCATCAACGGTAAATTCCCTGATTACAGCCGAATTATCCCTAGAGAAGCTCAACGCTCCATTACATTGCCGAAAAGCGCTATAGTGACCGCTATTAAGCAAATAACGACTATTTCCAATGATCTTAAACTCACGTTCCAACAAGACGCTATTTTGTTTGAAAGTTTAAGCGATGATAACATCGAAGCAAAAACTGCCGTAGAAATTGAAAACGGATTTGAAACTCCTTTTATTCTCGCAATCAACAGCCGTTATATCTTGGATTTCTTATCTCAAGTCAACAGCACTGAATTTACTCTCGAAGCAAATGAATCAAATCAGCCATTCGTAATCAAAGATGCAAATTTTAAAACAATCGTAATGCCGATTGTGATTTAACCTTTCCCTTTTTATCCCCATTTAAACCCTCTAGGAGGGTTATATCTTCATAAAACCTTCTTTTTAGTTTTTCTTCGCTAAAATAAAGCATTAAACACGCTTAAAAGCTGGAGCAACAATGGAAAATTACGGTGCTAGTAATATTAAAGTCCTAAAAGGTCTCGAAGCCGTTCGAAAACGACCGGGTATGTATATCGGTGATACCGGTCATCGCGGACTTCATCACCTGATCTACGAAGTCGTTGATAACTCGATCGATGAAGCGATGGCAGGACATTGTGATACGATCACGGTAACATTGACCAAAAACGGTACGGCGATGGTTAGCGATAACGGTCGCGGTATTCCTACCGACATGCATCCGACGGAAGGGATCTCTGCGGCTACGGTTGTTTTAACCGTATTGCACGCAGGGGGAAAATTCGACAAAGATACCTATAAAGTCTCAGGCGGTTTGCACGGGGTAGGGGTATCGGTAGTAAATGCACTCAGTTCCGATTTGAAAATGACCATTTTCCGTGAAGGTCAATCGTTTGAGCAAAATTTCAAATGCGGTATTCCTCAAGAACCGTTAGCGGTAACCGGAACAACTCGTAAACGTGGAACAACGATTGAATTTTTCCCAGATCCGTCTATTTTTACCGAAACGATTATTTTCGATTATGACTATTTGGCAAAACGGTTCCGTGAATTAGCCTATCTTAATCCGCGCATTACGATCATTTTTAAAGACGAACGAAACGGTGCGAGCAATACCTATCACTTCGAGGGTGGTATCAGCCAATTCGTTACTGATGTAAATAAAAAAACCGTTGTTGCGACTCCGTTTGCATTTAGCGAAAAAATCGAAGATATCGAGATGGACATCGCCATCATGTATAACGACAGCTATGATGATAAAACCTTCACGTTTGTCAATAACATCAATACCCCTAACGGCGGTACCCATGAAGCGGGTTTCCGAGCAGGGCTTACCCGTGTTATCTCAAACTACAACAAACAAAACGGTAATGCCAAAGAAAAAGATGTACCTCTAACGGGTGAAGACGTTTCCGAAGGGCTTATCTGTGTCGTTTCGGTACGTGTTCCCGAGCCGCAGTTTGAAGGACAAACTAAAGGAAAACTCGGAAATACCTACGTTCGACCGTTGGTGCAAAAAGTTACCTACGAAAAATTGACTAAATATTTCGAAGAAAACCCGATCCAAGCCAAAGCAATCGTTCAAAAAGCCCTTATGGCTGCACGCGGACGTGAAGCGGCAAAAAAAGCGCGTGAATTGACACGACGCAAAGATGCGATGACAGTCGGAACGTTGCCGGGTAAATTGGCAGATTGCCAGAGTAAAGATCCTTCAATCAGCGAATTGTATCTGGTGGAAGGGGACTCTGCGGGCGGTTCGGCAAAACAGGGGCGTGACCGTGTATTCCAAGCAATTTTGCCTCTCAAAGGTAAAATTCTCAACGTTGAAAAAGCCCGTTTGGACAAAATTCTCAAATCCGAAGAGATTACCAATATGATCACGGCTCTTGGATGTGGAATCGGAGAAGAGTTTAACGAAGAGAAACTTCGTTACCATAAGATCATTATTATGACCGATGCCGACGTCGACGGCAGCCATATTCAAACACTTCTGTTGACATTCTTTTTCCGATATCTTCCGAAAATTGTTGAAAACGGCTATCTGTATTTGGCACAACCGCCTCTATACCGCTATAAAAAAGGGAAAAAAGAGATTTACTTTAAAGACGATCGTGTGATGAACGCTTTCTTAATCGAGAACGGAATCGAAGCATTGGAGTCTGAAGAACTCAATATCGGTGTCAATGATCTTGTATCTTTCTTTAAAATGGTGGATCATTACCGCAGCACACTTGATGCTTTGGAACGCCGTTATGCTCTTGTGGAATTGATCCGTTATTTCATTGAAAATCCGGATTTAGTCGCATTACCGCTTCAAGAGTTGTACACTAAAGTTGAAGTATTCCTTACTGCAAAAGGGAATAATATCCTCAGTAAGAGTGTCAGTGATGAAGACATGCATCTCTTTGTACAAACAAAAGAGGGCTTGGAAGAACTTCATATCAATGATGAACTGTTTGCATCTCCGCATTTTGCCGAAGCGAACTATATTTATCAAAAAATTCAGGATTGGAATTTACCTTTAAAAGGTGATTTGTTAGAACTTTTAACCCAAATCACCGATTTCGCGAAGAAAGGCTCATACATCCAACGTTATAAAGGTCTTGGGGAGATGAATCCGGAACAGCTTTGGGAAACGACAATGACACCTGAAAATCGTGTATTGCTCCGTATTACGATCGAAGATACCGAATCTGCAGGTGATTCATTTAATCTCTTTATGGGTGATGATGTCGAACCTCGCCGTAACTACATTGAAACGCACGCTAAAGACGTCAAACATTTGGATATCTAATTTTTTATGACCTATACTGAACAAAAAGAGAGGGAACACCGTTTTGCATTAGCATTACGGATGGGATTACCGATCTTTTTTCTAAGTGCGGTTACCCTTACTGCCCTGTTTACACAGGCTTACACCACTTTTACCTCTTTAATCATTCTGTCTATTGCTTTGTTAGGAGTAATGGTCTATTTTATTTTTTATCTGATTTATCAAAGTACTCAGGAAAATATTACTGAAACGATCACACATACATTCACACCGGAATATTTTTCCCGTCTTTTTTCCAAAGCACTTACTAAAAATACGCAAACCCTTCTATTGATTACCGTTGAAAATTTATGGTCGATTAATGAACGCTATGGGATAAAAAACGGTGATATTGCTTTACAAAATACGGTGATGAAATTAGATCATTTTTTTTACGATAAAAAGATAGAAAAACTCCCTATATGCCGTTTTAAAGGGGGTGATTTTTTACTCTTTTTACCGGGTGAAAAAGAAAAATATAATTCTTTGATTGAATTATTGCTGAGTAAATATCAACATTATGTTGATAATGAAATTGAAGTCAGCCTTGAGGCAGTGATGCTCGATTCACGTCTTTCCGATGATATTGAGTTATTGATCAGCCGTTTGTACGAGCTTCATAATGACCGGATCAGTAGTGAAAAAGAGGAAATATATTCCATTAATCAACTGGAAAACGAAATCATTGAGGCACTGGATGAGAAGCGTTTTTCTATCGGATTCTGGCCGGTATGCTGTGAGACCCATCCGATTTATGATACGACCGTCAAACTGATTGATTCACAGGGAAGATTCATCCATCAAAGCCGCTATATTCCGGTTCTTAACAGAATCAACAGAATGCGCTGGCTTGAAAGCGATGTATTGGAAACAATTGCCACTTTATGTGATGAACGGAAACGGGATTTTATTGTGACCATCTCTCCCGTTACCTTGCGTAATCCCCATTTCTTTGAACATGCTATGACTTTATTTGAGCGTTTTCCGTCAGCTCGAAATAAAATAACGCTGATGTTTGAAGAAAAAGAGTATTGCTATCAATTAGAGCGGTTTGTGCACCAAATCAGCCATTACAGAAGAGCAGGGTATAAAATCGCTCTCGATCGTTTGGGAGGATATCATACGACGCTGTTGTATTTAAAAGAGTTGGAAGTGGATGTTGTCCGCTTTGATTCTCTTTATACCCGTCATATAAAAGAAGCGGGATATCAGAATATCATTCAGGGGCTTAATCTGAGTGCGCATTTGTGCGGAGCCAAAACATGGATATCCATGATAGAGGATGAATATACCGATAATCTTGTCCAATCGCTGAAAATCAACTATCGGCAAGGCAACTATCTAGGTAGAATTTTAACTATGGATCAAATATAGGTCAAAAAGGTTTTGTCCCTTTGGCGTTTAGATTAAATTAAAGGATAGATATGAAATACGGAGAACAAATTGTCGAAAATTTTGACATCGAAAAAGATTTCGAAATATGGCCGAATCAACATGAACGGGACTACGTGATTAAAGTAACATTACCTGAGTTTACCTGTTTGTGTCCGCGCAGCGGATATCCCGATTTTGCAACCATTTACGTAGAATATACGCCGGATAAATGGGTGGCTGAACTGAAAGCCATCAAACTCTACATTAATTCATTCAGAAACCGCCATATTTCGCATGAAAACAGTGCAAATGAGATCTACAGTGTATTTGAGCAAAAAATCGCTCCTAAGCGCTTAAAAGTGGTTGCAGATTACTACCCTCGCGGAAACGTTCATACAGTAGTAGAAATTGATAGTGAAAAAATAGTAAAAGAGAAATAATTAGAAGAAGGATAGATTCCCGATTCAATCGGGAATAGGGGAATACTAAATCAACCGAATTTACCGGTGATGTACTCTTGGGTAAGTTTTTCTTTCGGAGTGACGAAGAGTTCTTCGGTATGCCCGAGCTCAATGAGTTCTCCCAAATACATAAATCCGGTATAGTCGCTTACACGCGCTGCTTGCTGCATATTGTGGGTTACAATGATGATGCTGACTTTTTCTTTGAGTTCGATGACCAGTTTTTCGATCCCTTGTGTAGAGATCGGGTCAAGCGCCGATGTCGGTTCGTCAAACAAAAGAACTTCAGGCTCTACCGCAATCGCGCGGGCGATACACAAACGCTGCTGTTGACCGCCCGAAAGACCGTTTGCATCGTTTTTGAGACGGTCGCTTACCTCTTTCCAGATGGCCGCGTCTTTGAGTGCTTTTTCGACACGGTCACTCAGTTCCGTTTTGTTTTTAATCCCCTGCAAACGCATTCCGTATGCAACGTTGTCGAAAATTGACATCGGAAACGCGGTCGGTTTTTGGAAAATCATCCCGATTTTGGTTCGAAGATGGATCAAGTCTTCTTTGGCATCGAGGATATTACGTCCTTCGAACTCGATTTCCCCTTTATAGGCATTGCCGGGATAAAGATCGTGCATTCGGTTAAATGATCGCAAGAGGGTGGTTTTACCGCATCCTGATGGACCGATAAGCGCTGTAATCGAGTTTTTGGCGATCGGCATGGTCACTTTTTTCAAACTCGGTGCTTCAGCGCCTTTGTAAGTGAATTCAAAATCACGTACTTGAAGTGCGCATTCGTCTTTGATATCGATAATACTTGCCATAGGTTATTTCCTTTTTCCAAAGAATAAGATAAGTCGTCCCACAATATTGAGACCCAGAATAAACATCGAAAGGATAAAGGCCGCTGCCCATCCCAGCTGTTGCCAATCATCGTAAGGGCTGATCGCATAGTTAAACATCGTAACTGTAAGCGAAGGCATCGCATCGTTCAGATTGGTTGTAAAAAAGTTATCGTTAAACGAGGTAAAGAGCAACGGTGCCGTTTCCCCTCCGACACGTGCGATACCGAGTAGTACACCGGTTAAAATCCCGGCTTTGGCACCGCGATAGACGACGTCCATGATCACTTTGTATTTCGGTGCGCCGAGGGCAAATGCCGCTTCCCGAAGTGTACCGGGTACGAGCTGAAGCATATCATCGGTCGTGCGTAAAATGATCGGAATCATAATGATGGCCAGAGCTATAGAACCTGCCCATGCACTGAAGTGTCCCATCGGCATAACGACGACGGCGTAGACGAACGCTCCGATAACGATTGATGGTGCAGACATCATAATATCGCTGATGTCACGGATCAAATGGGCAAGTTTTGAGTTCTTACCGTATTCACTGAGATAGGTTCCGGCTAAAATACCGAGAGGAACACCGATAACGGTTGCCAATCCGACAAGGATAGCTTGACCGACGAGCGCATGTTTGAGACCGCTTTCCTCATATCCAGGAGGAGAACCTTCAAAAATGAAAATATTCCAGTTGAGAGCACCGACCCCTTTCATGACTAAAACGCCCAAAATCCAAAACAAAAATGCGATAGCGATAACTGCACTCAGTGTTGAGAGACCGAGGACGATTTTATTGACTAAAACCCGTTTTTGGACCGCTGTCATACTCCTCTCCTTTCTTTACGTAAAAAGTAAAACTTGGCGACTGCGATGACAACGAAACTCATCACCAAAAGAATCAGAGCCAACTCGAACAAGCTCGAGAAATAAAGCGATCCATCGGCTTCGGCAAACTCATTGGCGAGCGTTACCGGAATAGAAGTGGTCGGATCGGTAATCGCCTTTGGAGTGTGATGGACATTCCCCATAACAAATGTAACCGCCATTGTTTCACCGATTGCCCGGCCTAGCGCCAAAATGATCGAACCGATGATTCCGGCACGTGCATAAGGGATGATAACATCTTTGATAACATCCCATTGCGTACCGCCGAGGGCATATGCTGACTCTTTGAGAATATCAGGCGTCGTATTCATCGCATCGCGGGTAACCGCTGCCATAAACGGCAAAATCATGATGGAGAGGACGATACCGGCGCTGAGAAGACCGATCCCCATTCCGCCGAATATATCGCGGATAATAGGGACAAAATAAAACAATCCCCACATACCGTAGATGACGGATGGGATAGCCGCAAGGAGTTCAACGCTCACTCCGAAAAAGCCTTTGATTTTGTCGTGAGCGATTTCACTAAGGAAAATTGCAACACCGATGGCCACAGGGATAGCAAAAAGCATTGCTAAAAATGTCGAAGCGACCGAGCCGAAAATGGCGGCATATGCACCGAATTTTTCGAGATTCGGAGCCCATTCGTCTTTGGTTATAAAATCAAAACCGAATGCGTGAATAGCTTCCAATGACTGGTTAAAGAGCTCTACGAATATCCATGCGACAATCACGAGGATTAGCAGGGCGCTAAAACGGGTTAGATTGGAGAAGATTTTATCGATCATGCAACACCTTGCCTTAGAATAGGTAAGAAATTTTATTACATCATGATTACAACACTGTTACGAGCCACTTTAATGCCCCTTCATGCGTGCTGAATTCTTGATTAAGTTGGGCTTCATAGGCCCTATCCAAAATACTTTTGAACGTTTCAGACGGCGTCAATCCGGACGCAATCAGATCCCGTCCCATTAGCAGCGGCTGAGGCGGTTCATACAATACGCCCAAGGCTTTTGCACGCTCAAATAGCCAATCTCCGGCTTCAAAAGATTTCGGTATTGTACCGATAAAAGTGCGTCCGTAAAAATCGGCTTTGGCAATGTGGATTAGATCCTCGATACACGCATGTGTACTGAGACGAAGAATTTCACTGTCCGAAGCGTGAGTTTTATGTAGTTTCCTCGGTGAGCCGTGATACCGGATTAGAGGTAAAACAGCATCGATAAGAGATTTGTCTTCTGTAATTTTAGATAACCATGCTCGGCCAATATCGACTCCGCGTTCAGCATGTTTCGGGGCATTTAAAACGCCATCGGCAATAATAGTAGAATCGGGTTTCCCGATATCATGCAGCAGCATCGCTAACATTAAAATCAGGTCATGTTTACTCTCTCCGGTACGGATGGAAGCCATGACATCTATGCCCATCAGCAGATGGTTCCATACGGAGCCCTCAGGGTGAGATTGAGGATCTTGAGGTGTGGTTTCAAATCGATCGAGCGGAGAGAGAAAAGCAAGTGCACCCATCTCTTTTAGCAGGATAAGCCCGAGTGAGGGACGTGCGCTCTGGAGCAGAAGTTTTTTCAGCTCTTCAAAAATACGTTCTTTCGGAAGTTCTTCAAGTGCACCATGTTCGATCATACTCCGACATAATTCCAGCAGACGCTTATCGCAGGTTAGTTCAAATCGTGCCGCAAACTGTACGGCACGCAATACTCTCAACGGATCGTCGATAAACGTTTCGGGATCCACACACATTAGACGTTTGTTTTTTAAATCTTCTACCCCTCCGAAGGGATCAAGCAGTGTTTTTGTGATGGGATCGTAACCGATAGCATTGATGGTGAAATCACGTCGACGGGCGGCGTCGGTAAAATCAATATCGCTTTGCCATGCTACATCGAATCCTTTATGTCCGAATCCGGACTTGGATTCGGTGCGAGGAGGGGCAAAATCAATCGTATATCCTGCATAGGCCAGCTTTAGGACGCCGAAGCTTTTACCGATGAGATTCAATTTTCCAAACGGCTGGAGGAGTGTTTCGAGCGATTCAATCGAATGGACTCCATAGAGCTCGATATCCAGATCGTTTGTCGGATGCCCTGTGAACGTGTCACGGACAAATCCTCCGACAAGTATCGGTTTAATTCCGGCCCTGTCAAGATGTTCTATCAGGTGCAGTAAGGGGTCGGGAAGGGAGATCATTTTTTGGTCAGTTTGTTTTTTTGGATTAAAGAATCAAGCGAAAAGCCAAATGTTGAACCGACTCCCAATGTACTCTCGATAGTGAGGGTGGAATCATGGAGCTTGAGGATATAGCTGACGATAGAGAGCCCCAGCCCCATTGAATTGTCCCAGCGGTTTTTATGGACACGATAAAATTTAGAGGTGACTTTATCGAGCTCTGAGTGAGCGATACCGATCCCTTTGTCGGTAACGCTAAAACTATGATCGCTAAGGGTAACACTTACCTCTTCTTCGGAATATTTGAGCGCATTATCGATAAGGTTGGTAATGATGAGTTCGATCATCGTTCGATCGGCGTATACGGTTTTGGAAAGCCCCATATACTTGATAGAACGTGAAGGATATTTGATCTGCAAAATAGAGATCGATTCATGGCAAACTTCGGAGATGTCAAATAGGGTCGGTTTGATCGAGAGATCGTTGTTTTCAAGTTTGACAGAGAGTGCTAAGCGGTCTAGCATGAGGGTTACTCGATGGGTATTGGCAAGAATTTTGTCCAGAAATTTTTCTCTGATTTTAGGATCAATATTCAAGTCATCGTGCAATGTCTCGGCATATCCCATGATCGCGGCAATCGGATTTTTAAACTCGTGGCTGATGGCTGAGAGAATATCATTTTGTTGTTTGTTGATGAGACGAAGTTTGGCAGTGTGCTTACGTTTTTGTTTATCGCGGTTTTGGAGCTTTTTGACCAAGTTTTTGAGCATTATCGAAATTTGTAAAAACTCGCGGAAATATTCGGGTTTGAGAATGGCTTTATAGTTTTTAGCGGAGATTTGATCTAAATAATGGGTTATTTGCAAAATATCATGACGTGCTTTTTTCGATATTTTATAGGCGATAACAAGTGCAATGGCAACCAACACGGTAAAGGCGATAAAGAGTTTGATCCAAAGCGTATAGAAGTGGTCCATAACTCCTTTTAAACTCATGGAAAGACGAAAATAGAGTATGCCGTGCGGAGTGGATATTTTTTTTGCAACATAAACAAAGTCGGTTTTTAGAGTTTTGGAGTAGCGAATCGTAATTCCGTAAGGCTTTCGCATCGACTCCATGATTTCAACACGGTTCGAATGATTTTCCATCGTTTTTTTATCGGTGTCGCTTTCAGCTATGACCACTCCGTTTTCTGCAACGACCGTTAAACGCAGATGGGCTTTTTGTGCGATAGAGTGGGCGAGAGAATCGAGATCGTTAGAAGCAACGATTTGGGGTTCAAGAAGCTCAATACTTTGTATAAGCCGCTCTTTACCATCCTCGATAATCATTGTTTTGAGGGTATAAAAACTAATAACCGAGGCAACCAAAAGGGCGGCGGTAAAGAGACCTAATATATTGAGGAAAAAAAGCTGATGGATTCTTAGCACAGGGTATATCCGACTCCCCGTACGGTTTTAATATATTCTTTGGTCTTGTCGGGATCAATTTTTTCTTTGAGACGGTTGATGGCGACGTTTACGGTACGGTCTTGGAATACTTCTTCGCCTCCCCAGACGTGTTCGAGGAGGTAATCGCGGTCCAAAACGACATTTTGGTTTACAATCAATGCATGAAGAAGATCAAATTCGAGTTTGGTCAGTTCGATGTTTTCACCTTCTATCGTTACAGAACGTGCCGCGAGATTGAGAACAATATCGCGGTAGGTGAGATTCCCCTCGGATGAGAGTTTTTTTGTACGGCGCAGCATCGCCTTGACCCGGAGTACAAGCTCTTTCATGCTGAAAGGTTTGGTAATATAATCGTCTCCGCCGCGCTCAAATCCTTGCTCGATATCTTCATCTTTATGTTTGGCACTGACAAAGATGACGGGAGTATGAATCCCTTTTTTACGGAGTGACTCGACAAACTCACTCCCCTCGGCACCGGGGAGATTGCGATCCATTAATATCAAATCAACATGTTCTTCTTCTAAAACTTCCTGGACATGTTTCGTCGTTAAAAAACCGATCGTTTCAAAACCTTCTTTGGCAAGATGATACTCCATCAGTTCCAAAATATCTTTTTCATCTTCGACGATCACAATTAACGAACTCACGGCTTGTCCTTTCTTTTAGTTGTAGAGTTGAATCTCTCCGCCTTTTTGTGCGTAGAGCATGAGCGAAGCGATATTAACGGCACGATCACCGATACGCTCCAATTTGCGCAATGTTCCCAACACTTTGACGTATTCGATTGAGAGTTCATTGGCATTGATAATCAGGGTTAAAAGCTCTTTTTCCATAATTGAAAAAAGATCATCGTTTTTAGACTCTTCAACCATGACTTTGCGATACACATCATCTGCGTCGCATCGTTCCATGTCTTGCAAACATTCTGCAATGTATTGTAGCGCATGCAGAGTCGTTTTGTGCAGTTGAACAATTGCACTGCTTAAAACAGTCATATCGCATCCGCCGGCACAATGGTCATGCAAACGTTTGCTGTATTTTTTAACCGCATCGCCGATGCGGTCGATTTCGTTGGTCATTTTCAAATACGCTACCAATAAGCGTAATTCGTCCGCTTCAGGACCGAAAAGGGCAAAGGTTTTGATGATTTCATTGTCGATCTTATTGGCGTCAAGTTGAAGATTTTTGAGATAGACCCGTGACGTCTCGTACAAATCAATGTTGTCGTTTTCGAAAGCGTGGAGAGTCTCTTCGCTTGAGTGGATGATTTGAGATAGTAGAGTTGAAATCATTCCACGGATTTCGTTCAGTTTGTTTTCATAGCGTGGTAGCATTCATGTGCCTTTATAGTAAATGATAGTGCGCGATTATAACGTTACTTTATAACCGTGAGATTACAGAGGGACTTTGTGCTTTGTAATCGTTTCGTTACCCGAAGCTTTTACAATGTCGCCATCAAATACCAAGGACATATCCAATGCTAAGCAAAGTTACTAAAGGTTTCGTAATCGCAGCAGTTGCAGCGACATCAATCATGGCCGCCGACAAAATCAGTGGAGCAGGGGCTACATTCCCGGCACCATGTTATTATGATTGGGCGTATAACTACCAAAAAGCGACACA
Coding sequences within it:
- a CDS encoding PhoU domain-containing protein encodes the protein MLPRYENKLNEIRGMISTLLSQIIHSSEETLHAFENDNIDLYETSRVYLKNLQLDANKIDNEIIKTFALFGPEADELRLLVAYLKMTNEIDRIGDAVKKYSKRLHDHCAGGCDMTVLSSAIVQLHKTTLHALQYIAECLQDMERCDADDVYRKVMVEESKNDDLFSIMEKELLTLIINANELSIEYVKVLGTLRKLERIGDRAVNIASLMLYAQKGGEIQLYN